A single window of Granulicella sibirica DNA harbors:
- a CDS encoding mannonate dehydratase encodes MKLGCQTAPTTDEHLKYLARYGVKNICGYPVIADERLYATVDELQRMKDLAAKNGIEVDMIAPPFLASISVDVDKHAAIMLGQSPERDHDIEAIQTLIKNCAAAGIPAIKYNLQIVGDARIARTAGRGDAMYATWKFSEAHPKTPLTRAGNVSAEESWARITYFLDRVIPVANEYKVRMALHPDDPGVPPQGYQGDHRVLGTVDGLKRFVSIQESAYHGLNFCQGTVSEMLADPGKEIFDVIRYFGTRDKIFNVHFRNIRGHRDDFVETFPDEGDVDFVRAIRTYQEVGYKYMIMPDHVPQAETDPKGLQSFAFCYGYIRGLLQSAAEPV; translated from the coding sequence ATGAAGCTTGGATGTCAGACTGCTCCAACGACTGATGAGCATCTGAAGTATCTCGCTCGTTATGGCGTGAAGAACATCTGCGGCTATCCGGTGATCGCGGATGAGAGGCTTTACGCGACTGTCGACGAATTGCAGCGGATGAAGGATCTGGCGGCGAAGAATGGGATTGAGGTCGATATGATCGCTCCTCCATTTCTGGCCTCTATTTCGGTGGATGTGGATAAGCATGCGGCGATCATGCTTGGACAATCTCCTGAGCGAGATCACGATATCGAGGCGATTCAAACGCTGATCAAAAACTGCGCTGCGGCTGGTATTCCTGCGATCAAGTACAACCTGCAGATTGTGGGTGACGCCCGCATTGCTCGAACTGCTGGGCGAGGCGATGCGATGTATGCGACCTGGAAGTTTTCCGAGGCGCATCCGAAGACTCCGTTGACGCGGGCCGGGAATGTGAGTGCGGAGGAGAGTTGGGCGAGAATCACCTACTTTCTCGATCGCGTGATTCCGGTCGCAAATGAGTACAAGGTTCGGATGGCTCTTCATCCGGACGATCCTGGGGTGCCACCCCAGGGGTACCAGGGCGATCATCGTGTGCTTGGGACGGTGGATGGATTGAAGAGGTTCGTCTCGATCCAGGAGAGTGCGTATCACGGATTGAATTTTTGCCAGGGAACGGTCTCGGAGATGCTGGCCGACCCGGGTAAGGAGATCTTCGACGTGATTCGCTACTTCGGGACGCGGGACAAGATCTTCAATGTTCACTTCCGCAACATCCGTGGGCACCGGGACGACTTCGTCGAGACGTTTCCGGATGAGGGAGACGTTGACTTCGTTCGTGCGATCCGGACGTACCAGGAGGTTGGATACAAGTACATGATCATGCCGGATCATGTACCGCAGGCGGAAACGGATCCGAAGGGTCTGCAGTCGTTTGCGTTTTGCTATGGCTACATTCGTGGCCTGCTCCAGTCGGCTGCCGAGCCGGTTTGA
- a CDS encoding glycoside hydrolase family 88/105 protein: MRVSARLLALLVISTIGASAQQQKLSERVALEAMERWPNGHIGPANAAVSWGFEPGIVLAGLDAVWNATRDQRCFEYIRRSVDQYVQADGSIRTYDVQAYALNNILIGRQLLMLDRVTRDEKYRKAIEALHRQLAAQPRTASGGFWHAQATPNLMLLDDTFMFAPFDAEYASAFHHPEDLDEVARQFVLLDQHARDPETGLLYHGWDESKSRPWINRQTGTSPNLWARGMGWYLMALVDTIPYYPKSDRHRAALIGILRETSAALIRQQDPQSGLWYQILDKPGEKDNYIESSSVLMFTYALAKGVRLGYLPAQYRAKTEIAWKAILEWFVKVSASGEVSITGTVTHVALGAAPENDGSDAYYLHAPVVSDDPKGVGAFLLAATEMELDRKASR, from the coding sequence ATGAGGGTCTCTGCGCGTCTGCTCGCTCTTCTGGTCATCAGCACGATTGGAGCATCGGCGCAGCAGCAGAAGTTGTCTGAGCGAGTGGCTTTGGAGGCGATGGAGCGTTGGCCGAATGGACATATCGGTCCTGCGAACGCGGCGGTTTCGTGGGGCTTCGAACCGGGGATCGTGCTTGCTGGACTCGACGCTGTCTGGAACGCGACGCGTGACCAAAGGTGCTTCGAGTACATCCGGAGATCGGTTGACCAGTACGTGCAAGCTGATGGATCGATCCGGACCTACGATGTTCAGGCCTATGCGCTCAACAATATCCTCATCGGTCGTCAGCTTCTTATGCTCGATCGCGTTACGCGTGATGAGAAGTATCGCAAGGCGATCGAGGCGCTTCACAGGCAACTTGCCGCGCAGCCGAGGACAGCTTCCGGTGGGTTCTGGCATGCGCAAGCGACTCCGAACCTGATGCTGCTTGATGACACGTTCATGTTCGCTCCGTTTGACGCGGAGTATGCGAGCGCGTTCCATCATCCTGAGGATCTGGATGAGGTTGCGAGGCAGTTCGTGCTGCTTGATCAGCATGCGCGCGATCCGGAGACTGGGCTTCTGTATCACGGTTGGGATGAGAGCAAGTCTCGACCTTGGATCAATCGTCAGACTGGGACTTCGCCGAACCTTTGGGCGCGCGGAATGGGATGGTATCTGATGGCGCTTGTCGATACGATTCCGTATTACCCGAAGAGCGATCGGCATCGCGCTGCGTTGATCGGTATTCTGCGAGAGACTTCGGCTGCCTTGATTCGTCAGCAGGATCCTCAGAGTGGACTTTGGTATCAGATCCTCGATAAGCCTGGCGAGAAGGATAACTATATCGAGTCGTCTTCGGTGCTGATGTTCACCTATGCGCTGGCGAAGGGTGTTCGTCTTGGCTATCTGCCAGCGCAATATCGAGCGAAGACGGAGATTGCCTGGAAGGCGATCCTTGAGTGGTTCGTAAAGGTCTCGGCTTCGGGTGAGGTCTCGATTACCGGAACTGTAACTCATGTTGCTCTTGGCGCTGCGCCGGAGAACGATGGGAGCGATGCGTATTACCTGCATGCTCCTGTGGTGAGCGACGATCCGAAGGGTGTTGGTGCGTTTCTGCTGGCTGCGACGGAAATGGAATTGGACCGCAAAGCTTCACGTTGA